In the Lysinibacillus sp. PLM2 genome, one interval contains:
- a CDS encoding N-acetyltransferase has translation MTIKVVSATKDDYLEINTIVKEGQDEHAEALPQIFKKVEKVMPIPYFYELIENPICEILVAKNDENIVGFAVLELKHAPPFESMVPRKFVYMNDFGVKGIHQRQGVGRVLFQACVDWSKGMGATSLELNVWEFNRKATSFYESFGMNTISRQMALDL, from the coding sequence ATGACAATAAAAGTAGTTTCAGCAACCAAAGATGATTATCTGGAGATAAATACAATTGTAAAGGAAGGGCAAGATGAGCATGCAGAGGCTTTACCACAGATTTTTAAAAAAGTAGAGAAAGTCATGCCGATTCCTTACTTTTATGAATTAATAGAGAACCCGATTTGTGAAATATTAGTTGCTAAAAACGATGAAAATATAGTAGGTTTTGCTGTTTTAGAGCTCAAACACGCACCACCATTTGAATCGATGGTGCCTAGAAAGTTTGTATATATGAATGATTTTGGGGTGAAAGGAATCCATCAGAGACAAGGGGTTGGAAGAGTATTATTCCAAGCATGTGTTGATTGGTCGAAGGGGATGGGAGCGACATCTTTAGAATTAAATGTATGGGAGTTCAACCGAAAAGCGACCTCTTTTTATGAAAGCTTCGGCATGAATACTATCAGTAGACAAATGGCATTAGACCTTTAA